One genomic window of Chitinophagaceae bacterium includes the following:
- a CDS encoding response regulator transcription factor — protein sequence MSTNIVLIEDHKDFRESLSFLLNSNKQFICKAYGRAEDAMLNLVNDMPQVVIMDINLPGISGIDCTQRIKQKYPTIQILMCTVNEDEEKIFQALKAGASGYLLKRSAIDEIFASINDILTGGSPMTPVIARKVVASFFPKPIDTEACQLLSDRENEILDLLAKGDKIKEIADKTYLTISTVRTHIRNIYLKLQVNSRVEALNKARKNIYRN from the coding sequence ATGTCTACTAATATTGTCCTGATTGAAGACCATAAAGACTTTCGGGAAAGCTTATCCTTCTTATTAAACTCTAATAAACAGTTTATTTGTAAAGCGTATGGAAGGGCTGAGGATGCGATGTTAAATCTTGTTAACGATATGCCTCAAGTTGTGATCATGGACATTAACTTACCAGGAATTTCAGGTATTGACTGCACACAAAGGATTAAACAAAAATATCCAACTATACAGATTTTGATGTGTACTGTAAATGAAGATGAAGAGAAAATATTTCAGGCGCTCAAAGCAGGCGCCAGTGGTTATTTGCTCAAACGATCTGCAATTGATGAAATCTTCGCTTCGATTAATGACATCTTAACTGGTGGCTCGCCAATGACACCGGTTATTGCTCGTAAAGTAGTCGCTTCATTCTTTCCCAAGCCAATAGATACAGAAGCATGTCAGTTGTTATCAGATCGTGAAAACGAAATTCTTGATTTACTTGCAAAAGGCGATAAAATCAAGGAAATTGCGGACAAGACATATTTGACCATAAGCACTGTACGAACTCATATCCGGAACATCTACTTAAAACTACAGGTTAATTCACGTGTAGAAGCACTAAATAAAGCCAGGAAAAATATTTACAGGAATTAA
- a CDS encoding RNA methyltransferase produces the protein MTAEREKRLSVVLQKRQFDITVVLENVWDPHNVSAVLRSCDAVGIQEVYIISPKDKKESKLGKKSSASASKWLTIHHFKEVTSCFEILRKKYAKIYSTRLSQDAENLYAMDFTQSLALVFGNEKDGVSQEAAVLSDGNFQIPQTGMIQSLNISVACAVTLYECYRQRSFARMYDSTVENPERQALFQQWKSR, from the coding sequence ATGACAGCAGAAAGAGAAAAACGACTCAGCGTGGTACTGCAAAAACGGCAGTTCGACATTACGGTAGTACTCGAAAATGTGTGGGATCCTCACAATGTATCGGCAGTGCTTCGCTCATGTGACGCAGTGGGCATTCAGGAAGTTTATATCATTTCACCCAAAGACAAAAAAGAATCAAAGCTTGGAAAAAAATCATCTGCCAGTGCGAGCAAATGGCTGACGATTCATCATTTTAAAGAGGTGACCAGCTGTTTTGAAATATTGCGAAAAAAATACGCGAAGATTTATTCAACGAGACTTAGTCAGGATGCAGAGAACTTGTATGCAATGGATTTCACACAATCACTTGCACTTGTTTTTGGAAATGAAAAGGATGGAGTTTCCCAAGAAGCCGCAGTGCTCTCTGATGGAAACTTCCAGATTCCGCAGACAGGAATGATTCAGAGCTTAAATATATCGGTGGCTTGTGCTGTTACCCTTTATGAATGCTACCGGCAAAGGAGTTTTGCACGTATGTATGACAGCACGGTAGAGAATCCGGAAAGACAAGCTTTGTTTCAGCAATGGAAGTCGAGGTGA
- the gyrA gene encoding DNA gyrase subunit A — translation MANGEKIIQVNIEEEMKTAYIDYSMSVIVSRAIPDARDGLKPVHRRILYAMNELGLASNRPYKKSARLVGEVLGKYHPHGDASVYDAIVRMAQWWSMRYPLVDGQGNFGSLDNDPPAAMRYTEVRLEKMAEDMMTDIDKDTVDFQFNFDDTLKEPTVMPSRIPNLLVNGSSGIAVGMATNILPHNISEVIDGINAYIDNKDITVEELIKHVKAPDFPTGGTIYGYDGVKQGLLTGRGKVVVRAKTIFETLKNGKERIIVTEFPYQVNKAQVHLKIHELVVEKQIDGISECRDESDRDGIRLVVELKRDAIPNVVLNQLYNFTQLQNSYSVNNIALVGGRPKQMNLKDMISVFVDFRHEVVVRRTKYELAEAEKRAHILEGLLIALDHLDAVIALIRASKTPDEAQTGLMAEFKLTEIQSKAILEMRLQRLTGLERDKIRDEYKELMKTIDYYKDVLADEKLRMDIIRDEMMEMKKKYGDERRSEIVYSAEDMNIEDLIADEEMVITISHLGYMKRTTLSSYKRQYRGGKGSMGSGSREEDFIEHLFIASNHNYILFFTEKGRCYWMKVYEVPEGNKTVKGRAIQNLINLPPDDKIRAVINVKKMDNEEFLKSNYLIFCTKKGIIKKTTLEEFSRPRSSGINAITIREGDELLEVKMTDGKKEVLMAVKSGKAIRFNEEKVRPMGRTAAGVKGIDCSAKDEVVGMICVDKSDDSQTILVVSEKGYGKRTDIDEYRITNRGAKGVKTLNITPKTGTLVTIKNVTNLDDLMIINKTGVTIRMSVSDIKVIGRATQGVRLIKLTSNDEIASVAKIEMDADKGIDNEDDDENKPNEKQGDMFSPN, via the coding sequence ATGGCAAACGGAGAGAAAATAATACAGGTAAATATTGAAGAAGAAATGAAAACAGCCTACATCGATTATTCGATGTCGGTTATCGTATCCAGAGCAATTCCGGATGCCAGGGATGGATTAAAACCTGTGCACCGGCGCATTCTGTATGCAATGAATGAACTGGGACTTGCTTCCAACAGACCTTATAAAAAATCGGCGCGATTGGTAGGAGAGGTGTTAGGGAAATATCACCCTCACGGCGATGCATCTGTTTATGATGCGATTGTCCGGATGGCACAATGGTGGTCAATGCGTTATCCGCTGGTAGATGGCCAGGGTAACTTTGGATCATTGGATAATGATCCACCTGCTGCCATGAGGTATACTGAAGTGCGCTTGGAGAAAATGGCAGAAGACATGATGACGGATATCGACAAAGACACCGTTGATTTTCAGTTCAATTTTGATGATACCTTGAAAGAACCTACCGTGATGCCAAGCCGGATTCCAAATCTGCTGGTAAATGGGTCTTCAGGTATAGCAGTTGGGATGGCCACCAACATCTTACCGCACAATATTTCAGAAGTCATTGATGGCATCAATGCTTATATTGATAATAAAGATATTACGGTTGAGGAATTAATCAAACATGTAAAGGCTCCAGACTTCCCAACTGGAGGTACTATTTACGGATATGATGGTGTGAAACAAGGATTACTGACAGGCAGAGGCAAAGTGGTCGTGAGAGCTAAAACAATTTTTGAAACGCTTAAGAACGGTAAAGAACGGATTATCGTAACCGAATTTCCTTACCAGGTTAACAAGGCTCAGGTGCACCTGAAGATTCATGAACTGGTAGTGGAAAAGCAGATTGATGGCATTTCTGAATGTCGGGATGAATCCGATCGTGATGGCATAAGGCTCGTGGTTGAACTTAAAAGAGACGCCATTCCAAATGTGGTTTTGAATCAACTATACAATTTCACTCAACTTCAGAATTCATATAGCGTAAATAATATTGCTTTGGTTGGTGGAAGACCTAAGCAAATGAATCTGAAAGACATGATCAGTGTCTTCGTTGATTTCAGACATGAAGTGGTTGTAAGGCGGACAAAGTATGAATTGGCCGAAGCCGAAAAGAGGGCACATATTCTCGAAGGTCTGCTGATAGCACTGGATCACCTTGATGCGGTAATTGCACTTATTCGTGCCTCCAAAACGCCCGATGAAGCTCAGACCGGATTGATGGCCGAGTTTAAGCTCACAGAAATTCAGTCCAAAGCGATTCTCGAAATGCGCTTGCAGCGATTGACCGGGCTGGAACGCGATAAAATCCGCGATGAATACAAAGAGCTGATGAAAACAATTGATTACTACAAAGACGTGCTTGCTGATGAAAAACTTCGGATGGATATTATACGCGATGAGATGATGGAAATGAAGAAGAAATACGGTGATGAGCGGCGTTCTGAAATTGTTTACTCAGCGGAAGACATGAATATCGAGGACCTGATTGCTGACGAAGAAATGGTAATCACCATCAGTCACCTTGGTTATATGAAACGCACCACATTATCAAGTTACAAACGCCAATACAGAGGCGGAAAAGGCTCGATGGGAAGTGGTTCAAGAGAAGAAGATTTTATCGAGCATCTTTTTATTGCTTCCAACCATAATTACATACTTTTCTTTACTGAAAAGGGAAGGTGTTATTGGATGAAGGTATATGAGGTTCCTGAAGGAAACAAAACAGTAAAAGGAAGGGCTATTCAAAATCTGATCAACCTTCCGCCTGACGATAAGATCAGGGCAGTTATCAATGTAAAGAAGATGGACAATGAAGAATTTCTAAAATCCAATTACCTGATTTTTTGTACTAAAAAAGGGATTATCAAGAAAACGACACTGGAAGAATTCAGCCGGCCGCGATCTTCTGGCATTAACGCCATCACTATTCGTGAAGGAGATGAATTGCTTGAAGTGAAGATGACTGATGGTAAGAAGGAAGTTTTGATGGCAGTGAAGTCCGGAAAGGCGATCCGTTTTAATGAAGAGAAGGTACGCCCAATGGGAAGAACTGCTGCCGGAGTAAAAGGCATTGACTGTTCTGCAAAAGATGAAGTAGTGGGCATGATCTGTGTTGATAAGAGTGATGATTCGCAAACCATCCTGGTAGTTTCGGAGAAGGGTTACGGAAAACGAACTGATATTGATGAATACCGCATTACCAACAGAGGCGCCAAAGGTGTTAAGACATTGAACATTACGCCAAAAACAGGTACATTAGTTACGATTAAGAATGTAACCAATCTGGATGACCTGATGATTATCAATAAAACTGGTGTTACCATCAGAATGTCAGTTTCAGACATTAAGGTAATTGGCAGGGCAACTCAGGGAGTGAGATTGATAAAGCTTACCAGCAACGATGAAATAGCAAGTGTGGCAAAGATTGAGATGGATGCTGATAAAGGTATTGATAATGAAGATGATGATGAAAATAAGCCTAATGAAAAACAAGGGGATATGTTCAGCCCCAATTAA
- a CDS encoding tetratricopeptide repeat protein — MKKVLWMFVLTIIFNGTVFSQSSQVVSAWNYVKYGQFEEAKTAINQAILDPKTSTWPKTWFYRGSIYLAIYDDTTFRKKNPDALPEAIKSYEKSIEVSAGGKNEYKDQIIAGLQECALNSFNEGVTPYNEKDYQKAYNSFKQSADAYKYMNETFNLKIADTLSTLYAAHAASKLKNYNEAEILYKSLLDKGISDPDVYTNMGEMYLAMGDTTKAIEVISKGTALYPNDKGLMIQELNVYLFSKKYDEAEKKLKDAIQKDPKFIPLYIQLANIYEQKKDTANARKTYEQAIAIDPNNFDGQYRLGAMYYNQAVELNNTMNKLDLNQQKQYDLLKVQRDATFKKSLPYLENAHRQDAKDMDTMIALKELYARLNMTEKLTMIKGEIDAAKQ; from the coding sequence ATGAAAAAAGTGCTCTGGATGTTCGTCCTGACAATTATTTTTAACGGAACAGTATTCTCGCAATCATCACAAGTAGTTAGCGCCTGGAATTATGTTAAGTACGGGCAATTTGAAGAAGCAAAAACAGCAATCAATCAGGCTATTTTGGATCCTAAAACCAGTACATGGCCAAAAACATGGTTTTATCGGGGAAGTATTTATCTGGCTATTTACGACGACACTACTTTCAGAAAGAAAAATCCTGATGCTTTACCGGAAGCGATCAAGTCGTATGAGAAATCTATAGAAGTAAGTGCAGGAGGCAAAAATGAATACAAGGATCAGATTATTGCAGGGTTACAGGAATGTGCCTTGAATTCCTTTAATGAAGGAGTTACACCCTATAACGAGAAAGATTATCAGAAGGCCTATAACTCTTTTAAGCAATCGGCTGATGCGTATAAATACATGAATGAGACGTTCAATCTAAAAATTGCCGATACGCTATCCACATTGTATGCAGCTCATGCTGCCTCAAAACTGAAGAATTATAACGAGGCCGAAATTTTGTATAAATCACTTCTGGACAAAGGAATTTCGGATCCGGATGTTTATACTAATATGGGAGAAATGTATTTGGCAATGGGTGATACTACCAAAGCAATCGAGGTGATTTCGAAAGGAACAGCGCTTTATCCTAATGACAAAGGGCTTATGATTCAGGAATTGAATGTCTACCTTTTTTCTAAGAAGTATGATGAAGCCGAGAAAAAGTTAAAGGATGCGATTCAAAAGGATCCCAAATTTATCCCTTTGTATATTCAGTTGGCAAATATCTATGAGCAAAAGAAAGATACTGCAAATGCAAGGAAAACCTATGAGCAGGCAATTGCCATAGATCCTAACAATTTTGATGGGCAATACAGACTCGGGGCGATGTACTATAACCAGGCTGTTGAGTTAAACAATACTATGAATAAGCTTGACCTGAACCAGCAGAAGCAATATGACTTGTTGAAAGTTCAACGGGATGCGACCTTCAAAAAATCTTTACCATACCTGGAGAATGCACACCGGCAGGATGCAAAGGATATGGACACTATGATTGCGCTTAAAGAGTTGTATGCGAGATTAAATATGACTGAAAAGCTTACCATGATAAAAGGAGAAATTGATGCTGCCAAACAGTAA